A DNA window from Pseudomonas sp. B21-056 contains the following coding sequences:
- a CDS encoding sigma-54-dependent Fis family transcriptional regulator translates to MHSNHLSRHAQQVLTVTQGKAHLQGPGSDPSIARSWLRCLEDYHLDPAQNLAPTVLEHGRVLESRERLQQVLHIAGSEMTSLHQQLSGAGHAVLLTDARGVILNCVTAPSERKIFERAGLWLGADWSEACEGTNGIGTCLVERQALTIHQEEHFRGRHTGLTCSASPVFDPHGELLAVLDVSSARPDVSRQSQFHTMALVNLSAKMIESCYFLRCFDNQWLLRFHLQAESVGLFSEGLLAFDGEGRICAVNQSALNLLGHIRGGLLGQPVEAFFDCSLDDLLGRASAQASASWPLRTRDGRHLFAVLRGQPRSIPVPLVPAPKIIEPARLSGICLGDAQLQEHFRKALRVFERDVPLLINGETGCGKEAFAKAVHHASQRAGKNFVALNCAAIPESLIESELFGYRGGSFTGARKEGMRGKLQQADGGTLFLDEIGDMPLALQTRLLRVLEDRQVVPIGGEPETVNVRIISATHRQLLERVQDGSFREDLYYRLNGLEIPLPALRERSDKSQLLDFLLAEESGTEAVSIDEPARRALLAFDWPGNVRQMRNVLRTLAALCDGGRIGLEDLPAMIRQARPPLEETPASEHPLEDAERLALLNALEQTRWHMTNTAEQLGISRNTLYRKLRKHAIAR, encoded by the coding sequence ATGCACAGCAACCATTTGAGTCGCCACGCCCAGCAGGTCCTCACGGTCACCCAGGGCAAGGCCCATCTGCAGGGACCTGGCAGCGATCCGTCGATTGCCCGTTCCTGGCTGCGCTGCCTCGAGGACTATCACCTCGACCCGGCCCAGAACCTGGCGCCGACGGTGCTCGAGCATGGTCGGGTGCTGGAAAGCCGCGAGCGTTTGCAACAGGTGCTGCACATCGCCGGTTCCGAAATGACCAGCCTGCACCAGCAACTCTCCGGCGCCGGCCACGCCGTGCTGCTCACCGACGCCCGGGGCGTAATCCTCAACTGCGTCACCGCCCCCAGCGAGCGCAAGATTTTCGAACGGGCCGGCCTCTGGCTCGGTGCCGACTGGAGCGAAGCCTGCGAAGGCACCAACGGCATCGGCACCTGCCTGGTGGAACGCCAGGCCCTGACCATTCACCAGGAAGAACATTTTCGCGGTCGCCACACCGGCCTGACCTGCTCGGCCAGCCCGGTCTTCGACCCCCATGGCGAGCTGCTGGCGGTGCTCGACGTGTCTTCGGCCCGGCCGGACGTGTCGCGCCAGAGCCAGTTTCACACCATGGCGCTGGTCAACCTCTCGGCGAAGATGATCGAGAGCTGCTATTTCCTGCGCTGCTTCGACAACCAATGGCTGCTGCGCTTTCATTTGCAGGCCGAGTCGGTGGGGCTGTTCAGCGAAGGCTTGCTGGCGTTCGACGGCGAAGGGCGGATCTGCGCCGTCAACCAGAGCGCGCTCAACTTGTTGGGGCATATTCGTGGTGGCTTGCTGGGCCAGCCGGTCGAAGCGTTTTTCGATTGTTCACTGGACGATCTGCTGGGCCGGGCCAGTGCCCAGGCCAGCGCCAGTTGGCCGCTGCGCACCCGTGACGGTCGACATTTGTTCGCGGTGCTGCGTGGTCAGCCGCGCAGCATTCCGGTTCCGCTCGTCCCGGCGCCCAAGATTATCGAGCCTGCGCGACTGTCGGGCATCTGCCTGGGGGATGCGCAGTTGCAGGAACATTTCCGCAAGGCGCTGCGGGTGTTCGAGCGCGATGTGCCGCTGCTGATCAACGGTGAAACCGGCTGCGGCAAGGAAGCCTTCGCCAAGGCCGTGCATCATGCCAGCCAGCGTGCCGGAAAAAACTTCGTCGCCCTCAACTGCGCGGCCATCCCCGAAAGCCTGATCGAGAGCGAGCTGTTCGGCTATCGCGGTGGCAGTTTTACCGGCGCCCGTAAGGAGGGCATGCGCGGCAAGCTGCAACAGGCCGACGGCGGCACTTTGTTCCTGGATGAGATCGGTGATATGCCCCTGGCCTTGCAGACCCGCTTGCTGCGGGTGCTGGAGGATCGCCAGGTGGTGCCCATCGGCGGTGAGCCCGAGACGGTGAACGTGCGCATCATCAGCGCCACCCACCGGCAGTTGCTTGAGCGGGTGCAGGACGGCAGCTTTCGCGAGGATCTGTACTACCGGCTCAATGGCCTGGAAATCCCATTGCCGGCCTTGCGCGAGCGGAGCGACAAGTCGCAGTTGCTGGATTTTCTGCTGGCCGAAGAAAGCGGCACCGAAGCGGTGTCCATCGACGAGCCGGCGCGCCGGGCACTGCTGGCCTTCGACTGGCCGGGCAACGTGCGACAGATGCGCAACGTGCTGCGCACCCTTGCCGCGTTGTGCGACGGTGGGCGGATCGGGTTGGAGGACTTGCCGGCGATGATTCGCCAGGCACGGCCACCGTTGGAGGAAACACCTGCATCCGAACATCCGCTGGAAGACGCGGAACGGCTGGCATTGCTCAATGCCCTGGAGCAGACACGCTGGCACATGACCAACACGGCCGAACAACTGGGCATCAGCCGCAACACCCTCTACCGGAAACTGCGCAAGCACGCCATCGCCCGCTGA
- a CDS encoding aldehyde dehydrogenase family protein, which translates to MRYAHPGTEGAIVSFKSKYGNYIGGEFVAPVKGQYFTNTSPVNGQPIAEFPRSTAEDIEKALDAAHAAADAWGATSAQARSLILLKIADRIEANLETLAITESWDNGKAVRETLNADIPLAADHFRYFAGCLRAQEGSAAEIDGNTVAYHIHEPLGVVGQIIPWNFPLLMAAWKLAPALAAGNCVVLKPAEQTPLGICVLMELIGDLLPPGVLNVVQGFGKEAGEALATSKRIAKIAFTGSTPVGSHIMKCAAENIIPSTVELGGKSPNIFFEDIMQAEPSFIEKAAEGLVLAFFNQGEVCTCPSRALVQESIYDEFMQVVMKKIEQIKRGDPLDTDTMVGAQASEQQFDKILSYLEIAKGEGAQLLTGGQVEKLEGNLASGYYIQPTLLKGTNKMRVFQEEIFGPVVSITTFKDEAEALAIANDTEFGLGAGLWTRDINRAYRMGRAIKAGRVWTNCYHLYPAHAAFGGYKKSGVGRETHKMMLDHYQQTKNLLVSYDINPLGFF; encoded by the coding sequence ATGCGTTACGCTCACCCCGGTACTGAAGGCGCTATCGTCTCGTTCAAGAGCAAATACGGTAACTACATCGGCGGCGAGTTCGTCGCGCCTGTCAAAGGTCAGTACTTCACCAATACTTCCCCGGTCAATGGCCAGCCCATTGCCGAATTCCCGCGTTCCACGGCCGAAGACATCGAAAAAGCCCTGGACGCCGCCCACGCGGCCGCCGATGCCTGGGGCGCCACCTCGGCCCAGGCCCGTTCGCTGATCCTGCTGAAAATCGCCGACCGCATCGAGGCGAACCTCGAGACCCTGGCGATCACCGAATCCTGGGACAACGGCAAGGCCGTGCGTGAAACCCTCAACGCCGACATCCCCCTGGCCGCCGACCACTTCCGCTACTTCGCCGGTTGCCTGCGGGCCCAGGAAGGCAGCGCCGCCGAGATCGACGGCAACACCGTGGCCTATCACATCCACGAACCGCTGGGCGTGGTCGGGCAGATCATCCCGTGGAACTTCCCGCTGCTGATGGCCGCCTGGAAACTCGCCCCGGCCCTGGCCGCCGGTAACTGCGTGGTGCTCAAGCCCGCCGAGCAAACCCCTCTGGGCATTTGCGTGCTCATGGAACTGATCGGCGACCTGCTGCCGCCCGGCGTGCTGAACGTGGTGCAAGGTTTCGGCAAGGAAGCCGGCGAAGCCCTGGCGACCAGCAAGCGCATCGCCAAGATCGCCTTCACCGGTTCGACCCCGGTCGGCTCGCACATCATGAAATGCGCCGCCGAGAACATCATCCCGTCCACCGTGGAACTGGGCGGCAAGTCGCCGAATATCTTCTTCGAAGACATCATGCAAGCCGAGCCGAGCTTCATCGAGAAGGCCGCCGAAGGGCTGGTGCTGGCGTTCTTCAACCAGGGCGAAGTCTGCACCTGCCCATCCCGCGCCCTGGTGCAGGAGTCGATATACGACGAATTCATGCAAGTGGTGATGAAGAAGATCGAGCAGATCAAACGCGGCGATCCGCTGGACACCGACACCATGGTCGGCGCCCAGGCGTCCGAACAGCAGTTCGACAAAATCCTTTCGTACCTGGAAATCGCCAAGGGCGAAGGTGCGCAACTGCTGACCGGTGGCCAGGTGGAAAAACTCGAAGGCAACCTTGCCAGCGGGTACTACATCCAGCCGACCCTGCTCAAGGGCACCAACAAGATGCGCGTGTTCCAGGAAGAAATCTTCGGCCCGGTGGTGAGCATCACCACCTTCAAGGATGAAGCCGAAGCCCTGGCAATCGCCAACGACACCGAGTTCGGCCTCGGCGCCGGCCTCTGGACCCGCGACATCAACCGCGCCTACCGCATGGGCCGGGCGATCAAGGCCGGTCGCGTCTGGACCAACTGCTACCACCTGTACCCGGCCCACGCCGCGTTCGGTGGCTACAAGAAGTCCGGCGTAGGTCGTGAAACCCACAAGATGATGCTCGACCACTACCAGCAGACCAAG